The Primulina tabacum isolate GXHZ01 chromosome 1, ASM2559414v2, whole genome shotgun sequence genome contains the following window.
GATCTAGTTGCTAATAAAATTTCGCACCACATTGAAAATCCAGATATGTGGTTGACTGATCAAATTAATATCTTTTACACCAAGTTGGCTGTAAATCTTGAAATGCTTCTACGTCTGAATCTATGCATGTAACAGTGCCTCGTGACCAAGCACTACCAAGCATTCTACAACCACCAGTTCTTGGCTCACCCATTTGAGTTAGTAGATAAATGGACAAACCTAATACCGTCAAAGCTAGAAATCTATATACAATCACAATATCCTGCTAGCCGTTGAGAGAGAATCAAATCATCACCCTATATCTAAAGTTTCATCCAATGTCAGATCCATGTATTTGGACGAGTGGAAGCTATGGAGAGCAAGTGGGCAGGAAACTTATAAGTTTATAGAaactaaaaaatttgaatgttTAGTGGGGGTGAGGGGTAGAAACTGCCCCTGATCACCTGGATCCCAGCTGGATATGCCCATGGGCTTGACGACTAATGTAATCCCAAGCTTCAAATAATTTCAATTACCTCACAAAAAAGTGTCAATGAAGCTagaaaaaaacacaaaaacttGTACTATAACTCGAAATGGGCGAGATTCCAAGTTCTGGGTCATTTTCCCAATTTATTAAtggtaaaaaattaataaattcacatTCACATGTAGCACATGTCAGCACAAAACCGTAGAACACAAGCAAAGAAACAAATATATCAATGGATGCGAGAAAATGAAACACGACCGCTTACTTCAATAGAACCTTTCTTGGCAACATTTGACCAATCCTTGGCAATCACACCTGACTTCCAATCAAAATCAACTGTCATAGTAGTAGCAGGTTTGTGATCAGAAGCGAAAAAGCAAGCCATGTAGTCACCCTCTTCGGGTGCATGAAATGAAAACATTCCCTCGCTGACATGGTCCGAATAGTGATAATTGTTTCCATACGCAGATGTTACCTACAAGcacaaataaaattttgagacaCGTAAATCATCCACGTAAAAAAACATAGGACAAACAGGGAGGATCATCAACGAAAAAAGTGCAACAACAGCACACGAGcctattatattataattaaaatcaaCATAAATTGCGGAGGAAAAAAACCAGCCATGCGTTTGGGATAAAGCATTATTAGTAATTCCCTAATATCATTTCCTAAGCAAACATATAACAACGAACAACCAATTGATTCTCAAAAACATGGTCAGATAAGCGTGTCCTCAACTTAAAATGGTCCGAACAGAGAGAAAAACTGTATATCACACAATTCGCAAATAATCAACCAAAAGATGGTATTTCTAGAGCCTCATTATGTACAAAAACAGTCCCAAAAGAAATTTGTATAAAAGAAATTAGCAAAAGAAATAATTTGACAGAGTTGACAACAGAGAGAAGAAAAAGATGGAACTTTTTTTATGAATCATAAAcatcaaagaaaaaaattgtacaTACATGTTATCTAGGGGAagatgcaatgaaataataaacaAAAGATAGGCTTTTACAATCAATTCCGCGCAGAGACTAATTCCGAACCCTTGTACTTCCGTTAATCATGAAAGCAACAAATTACGAATTGATTTCGCAAGTAATCAAAACCGTAGTACACCTAAAACTAGCTCATCCCACACAGCAAAAATGATCCGAAATAGAAACACAGCACGCACCAAAAGAGTTGGAAGTTAAAGAAATCAAACCAAATCAAAAGATTATAAACGTTATTCCCGATTTTTAGCCACCAAAAAAATCCTATAAATTCCAAATTTAAAAAGTATGAATACAAATATTACCCGGACAGTGACTTTGTAAGAATCAGGTAAAGGTTGACCCTCATTAGGGTTAACAATATGATACTTTCCGACACTCATCGCTTTGGTCTTTATGTCTTCCGATATACACTTGGTGTGACCCGATTCCAGATCGAACCGAATCGACTCCACCCGAACCAATAAAAAGAAAGCAGTCACTAGAATCAGAAAAAGACTCAGCCTTTGAATTCGGAAACCCATATCCGATGCtaggatttaaaaaaatccaagATTTGAAGAAGGTCGTAGATTCCGCTCTACAAACGGTTGAGATTCAAAAGGGTTTTTAGCTGCTTCAAGGTTTAACAGTTTACAGAAAAAAGTAACCTGAATTTGATTCCCGTTTGAAGGAAGAAGGAAACAGAGAAACCAAAGCACAGATTGAATAGTGATGGGCTAATTTTCaatttctttaattaattttaggTAATTGGATTGTGGGCGAGTAATAGGTGTCTCGAC
Protein-coding sequences here:
- the LOC142556358 gene encoding transmembrane emp24 domain-containing protein p24delta7-like, which encodes MGFRIQRLSLFLILVTAFFLLVRVESIRFDLESGHTKCISEDIKTKAMSVGKYHIVNPNEGQPLPDSYKVTVRVTSAYGNNYHYSDHVSEGMFSFHAPEEGDYMACFFASDHKPATTMTVDFDWKSGVIAKDWSNVAKKGSIELMEIELKKMFDTVQSIHDEMFYLREREEEMQFLNRSTNSKMAWLSFLSLAVCLSVAGLQLWHLKCFFEKKKLI